One window of Candidatus Methylacidiphilales bacterium genomic DNA carries:
- the sufD gene encoding Fe-S cluster assembly protein SufD, which yields MDTLLPTAPSKPGSSAQTGADGTILSPATLPDWADWWTEGRAAAWESFQNLPMPKRKDEDWRFANVRALKLEGFRPAPPADPALLRPSTTLPAFPLAARVVFANDQVVEFHPLPEELQRQGVIWESLETAVCKHGDLVRRHFMTSDFPLGSAKFAALHRAWCRAGSVLIIPKNVHITLPIAAYHQLSGEGSAIFPHTLVIAGENSSATFIDFFNSLDQAQGFVCGIKDLILAPGAKVDYLSVQEWNEKTLAFHLNSTTVDRQASGKYLNVHLGGGFIRTESHSRLTGEGGRSDMLAVAVGHDHQEIDLRTLQSHCAPHTTSDLLYKNTLNHRAKAVFQGLIRVDPGARWTDAYQTNRNLLLDPEAEADSMPGLEILNDDVKCSHGATTGQIDPEELFYLLSRGINAHQARHLLAIGFFEEVLERFGHAGISAYLRERIVSKFDRSESIRTETVVEGDIDPTQVRVLQGTE from the coding sequence ATGGATACGCTCTTGCCCACTGCTCCTTCCAAGCCCGGATCATCTGCCCAGACCGGTGCGGACGGCACCATCCTTTCCCCGGCCACCTTGCCGGATTGGGCCGATTGGTGGACGGAGGGACGCGCGGCGGCTTGGGAGAGTTTCCAGAACCTGCCCATGCCCAAGCGCAAGGACGAGGACTGGCGTTTTGCCAACGTCCGCGCGCTCAAGCTGGAGGGTTTCCGCCCCGCCCCACCCGCTGATCCGGCTTTGCTGCGCCCATCGACCACCCTCCCGGCCTTCCCCCTCGCGGCCCGCGTGGTCTTTGCCAATGACCAGGTTGTCGAATTCCACCCGCTCCCGGAAGAACTTCAGCGCCAGGGCGTCATTTGGGAAAGCCTGGAGACCGCCGTCTGCAAGCACGGTGATCTGGTCCGCAGGCATTTCATGACCTCGGACTTCCCGCTTGGCTCGGCCAAGTTCGCCGCCCTCCACCGCGCTTGGTGTCGCGCGGGCAGCGTCCTCATCATTCCCAAAAACGTCCACATCACCCTCCCCATCGCCGCCTACCACCAGCTTTCCGGCGAGGGTTCGGCCATCTTCCCCCACACCCTGGTCATTGCCGGTGAAAACAGCTCGGCCACCTTCATCGATTTCTTCAACTCCCTTGACCAGGCCCAGGGTTTTGTCTGCGGCATCAAAGACCTCATCCTCGCCCCCGGCGCCAAGGTTGATTACCTCTCGGTGCAGGAATGGAACGAAAAAACCCTGGCCTTCCACCTCAATTCCACCACGGTGGACCGCCAGGCCTCGGGCAAGTACCTCAATGTCCACCTCGGAGGCGGGTTCATCCGCACCGAAAGCCACAGCCGCCTGACCGGCGAGGGCGGACGCAGCGACATGCTGGCGGTCGCTGTCGGTCACGACCACCAGGAGATCGACCTCCGCACCCTGCAAAGCCACTGCGCCCCCCACACCACCAGCGACCTTCTCTACAAAAACACCCTCAACCACCGCGCCAAGGCGGTCTTCCAGGGCCTCATCCGTGTCGACCCCGGCGCCCGCTGGACCGACGCCTACCAAACCAATCGCAATCTTCTCCTCGACCCCGAGGCCGAGGCCGATTCCATGCCCGGCCTGGAAATCCTCAATGACGACGTCAAGTGTTCGCACGGCGCCACCACGGGACAGATCGATCCCGAGGAATTGTTCTACCTCCTCAGCCGGGGCATCAATGCCCACCAGGCCCGCCACCTTCTCGCCATCGGGTTCTTCGAGGAAGTGCTGGAGCGATTCGGCCACGCTGGCATCTCCGCATACCTGCGCGAGCGCATCGTGTCCAAATTCGACCGCTCCGAGAGCATCCGTACCGAAACCGTGGTCGAAGGCGACATCGATCCGACCCAGGTTCGCGTCCTTCAAGGGACGGAGTAG
- the sufT gene encoding putative Fe-S cluster assembly protein SufT codes for MNDPFPLTRACDAVRIPSGEKVNLPAGTEVGITQALGGTYTIVCDLGMFRIEAADADALGREKPAAPEAPAADGSDLETIIWDRLKTVYDPEIPVNIVDLGLVYEMKTSEIEGGKRVDVKMTLTAPGCGMGPTIQADAKSKVLTVDGIKEAEVELVWDPPWNQNMITEVGKMKLGLI; via the coding sequence ATGAACGACCCCTTTCCATTGACGCGCGCCTGCGACGCGGTGCGCATCCCCAGCGGCGAGAAAGTGAATCTGCCTGCCGGAACCGAGGTCGGCATCACCCAGGCTCTGGGAGGCACTTACACCATCGTTTGCGACCTGGGCATGTTCCGTATTGAAGCCGCTGATGCCGACGCCCTGGGCCGGGAAAAACCGGCCGCTCCGGAAGCACCCGCCGCCGATGGAAGCGATTTGGAGACGATCATCTGGGACCGGTTGAAGACCGTTTACGATCCGGAGATTCCGGTCAACATCGTGGACCTCGGCCTGGTTTATGAAATGAAGACATCCGAGATCGAAGGTGGCAAGAGGGTGGATGTGAAGATGACCCTGACCGCCCCGGGATGCGGCATGGGGCCGACGATCCAGGCCGACGCCAAGAGCAAGGTCCTGACCGTGGATGGGATCAAAGAAGCCGAGGTGGAATTGGTCTGGGACCCGCCTTGGAACCAGAACATGATCACCGAAGTCGGTAAGATGAAGCTCGGTTTGATTTGA
- the rpsI gene encoding 30S ribosomal protein S9: MVTANVFSALGRRKTSVARVNIRPGSGKVSVNGKDLQDYFVTAAQRTMALLPLQATENLKKFDVHIRAQGGGLCGQAGAVSMALARALCQVDVGNRPGLKTKGLLTRDSRMKERKKSGQPGARKRFQFSKR; this comes from the coding sequence ATGGTCACCGCCAACGTCTTCAGCGCCCTCGGCCGCCGCAAAACCTCCGTCGCCCGCGTCAACATCCGCCCCGGTTCCGGCAAGGTTTCGGTCAACGGCAAGGATCTCCAGGATTACTTTGTCACCGCCGCCCAGCGCACCATGGCCCTGCTTCCCCTCCAGGCCACGGAAAACCTGAAAAAATTTGATGTCCATATCCGCGCCCAGGGTGGCGGTTTGTGTGGACAAGCCGGTGCCGTCAGCATGGCCCTGGCCCGCGCGCTTTGCCAGGTCGACGTGGGAAACCGCCCCGGTCTCAAGACCAAGGGATTGTTGACCCGCGATTCCCGCATGAAAGAACGCAAGAAGTCCGGCCAGCCCGGCGCCCGCAAGCGCTTCCAGTTCTCCAAGCGTTGA
- a CDS encoding iron-sulfur cluster assembly scaffold protein, protein MSESLEQRVARAVEQPQNLGELKDADAVGTAGSPGCGDMLRIWLKYREDGQGGKVIDQASFQSFGCETAMAVASVATEMLVGKTAAEARHLSGQDLAAPLGALPPMKIHCATLVEEALRQALEGGAGGTVSLATHAPAPATGLSASLQQAGQAKKIVFLPPSAPSGSNPS, encoded by the coding sequence ATGTCCGAATCCTTAGAGCAGCGCGTTGCCCGGGCGGTGGAACAACCGCAGAACCTGGGCGAATTGAAAGACGCCGATGCCGTGGGAACGGCCGGCAGCCCCGGTTGCGGTGACATGTTGCGCATCTGGTTGAAATACCGCGAGGATGGGCAGGGGGGCAAAGTCATCGACCAGGCCAGCTTCCAGTCCTTCGGCTGCGAGACGGCCATGGCCGTGGCCAGTGTCGCCACCGAAATGCTGGTGGGCAAGACCGCCGCGGAGGCCCGTCATCTTTCCGGCCAGGACCTGGCTGCCCCCTTGGGTGCTCTGCCCCCGATGAAGATCCACTGCGCCACCCTGGTCGAGGAAGCCCTCCGCCAGGCACTGGAGGGGGGGGCAGGCGGCACGGTTTCCCTGGCCACCCATGCCCCGGCTCCCGCCACCGGCTTGTCCGCCAGCCTGCAGCAGGCCGGGCAGGCCAAAAAAATCGTTTTCCTTCCCCCTTCCGCTCCCTCAGGATCCAACCCTTCATGA
- the rplM gene encoding 50S ribosomal protein L13 produces MKTFSARAQDIERKWYVIDAENQIVGRVAEKAAVLLRGKDKAVFTPHVDTGDNVIVINAGKAVFTGKKEVQKTYMRYSGFIGGEKIESAKLVRARRPELLVERAIKGMVPHNRLGRSILGKLHVYAGPEHPHVAQNPQAIKVK; encoded by the coding sequence ATGAAAACTTTCTCTGCCCGCGCCCAGGATATCGAGCGCAAATGGTATGTCATCGACGCCGAGAACCAAATCGTCGGGCGTGTGGCCGAAAAAGCCGCTGTTCTCCTCCGTGGCAAGGACAAGGCCGTCTTCACCCCCCACGTCGATACGGGCGACAATGTTATCGTGATCAATGCCGGCAAGGCCGTCTTCACCGGCAAAAAAGAAGTCCAGAAGACTTACATGCGCTACTCCGGCTTCATTGGCGGGGAAAAAATCGAGAGCGCCAAACTGGTCCGGGCTCGCCGTCCGGAACTTTTGGTGGAACGCGCCATCAAGGGCATGGTTCCCCACAACCGCCTGGGCCGCTCCATCCTCGGCAAACTCCACGTCTACGCCGGTCCCGAACACCCCCATGTGGCCCAGAATCCCCAGGCCATCAAAGTCAAATAA
- a CDS encoding rhodanese-like domain-containing protein, whose product MPTPSCQPDMTMAAIESAFPAARRALFRAFHIGGCSSCGFQPEETLEQVCLRNENLDPARAVETILAAQVEEDRLQCSPLDINARLKKGEAIRLVDIRSREEHEAVHIPGSELLSQELTRQLLDHAGPGAVVFYDHQGKHIMDAVSYFIGHGLKEAYALKGGIDAWAVEVDPSLPRYQIG is encoded by the coding sequence ATGCCCACCCCATCCTGCCAACCGGACATGACCATGGCGGCCATCGAATCCGCCTTTCCCGCTGCACGCCGGGCTCTCTTCCGCGCTTTCCATATCGGCGGGTGCAGCAGTTGTGGATTCCAGCCGGAGGAAACGCTGGAACAGGTCTGTCTTCGCAATGAAAACCTCGACCCCGCCCGGGCCGTCGAAACCATCCTCGCGGCCCAGGTTGAGGAAGACCGCTTGCAGTGTTCCCCGCTGGATATCAACGCCCGGCTGAAAAAAGGGGAAGCCATCCGTTTGGTCGACATCCGCTCGCGGGAGGAGCATGAGGCGGTCCACATCCCCGGTTCGGAATTGTTGAGCCAGGAATTGACCCGGCAACTGCTGGACCATGCCGGGCCGGGCGCCGTGGTGTTCTACGACCACCAGGGAAAGCACATCATGGACGCGGTCTCTTACTTCATCGGCCACGGGCTCAAGGAAGCCTATGCGCTCAAGGGCGGGATTGATGCCTGGGCGGTCGAGGTCGATCCGTCCCTGCCGCGCTACCAGATCGGTTGA
- the ilvB gene encoding biosynthetic-type acetolactate synthase large subunit, giving the protein MKKSKTPKKATEATSKASAKAPRTQVKVGATTSGADIMVAALEREGVDTIFAYPGGASMQFHQALTRSKKIRTILPRHEQGGVFMAEGYARATGKVGVCMATSGPGATNLVTGIADAWMDSVPLLAITGQVARAAIGKSAFQETDVFGLTLPIVKHNYLVMDVNDIPRIVKESFQIANSGRPGPVLIDVPKDVQGDRTQPVFPSSVNLRGMTAPPKADDLALHEILGLIEKAERPVLYVGGGIISSGAARELRKFAEATNIPVTTTLMGIGAFPETHPLSMKWLGMHGTVYANYAVDRCDLLLALGVRFDDRVTGKVSEFAKHATIVHVEVDNSEINKNKAVHLPIQSDVLYALTRLNKMIAAEGRKRKSFPAWQKQINQWKREFPLHYHLEEGRIMPQQVIEELFQLTKGEAILTTGVGQHQMWAGQFYDFNHPRSFLTSAGLGSMGYGYPAALGAKVACPDREVIDIDGDGSFVMNIQELATAVAENIPAKAIVINNQYLGMVAQWEDRFFDSNRGHTFLGLEHDKERIYPDFVKISEGFGVPAERVIDPKDLRGALKRMLDSKEPYVLDVMVPYTDHVLPMIPAGKTVQDIITEPMVPGTRIHGDIPG; this is encoded by the coding sequence ATGAAAAAGTCCAAAACCCCCAAAAAAGCCACTGAAGCGACTTCCAAAGCCTCCGCCAAAGCCCCACGCACGCAGGTCAAAGTCGGCGCCACCACTTCCGGCGCCGATATCATGGTTGCCGCGCTGGAACGTGAAGGGGTCGACACCATTTTTGCCTACCCCGGTGGGGCCAGCATGCAATTTCACCAAGCCCTGACCCGCTCGAAAAAAATCCGCACCATCCTCCCCCGTCACGAACAGGGCGGGGTGTTCATGGCCGAAGGCTACGCCCGCGCCACCGGAAAAGTCGGCGTCTGCATGGCCACCTCCGGCCCCGGAGCCACCAACCTCGTCACCGGCATCGCCGATGCCTGGATGGACTCGGTCCCGCTCCTCGCCATCACCGGCCAGGTCGCCCGTGCCGCCATCGGCAAGAGCGCCTTCCAGGAAACCGATGTCTTCGGCCTCACCCTCCCCATCGTCAAGCACAACTACCTCGTCATGGATGTGAACGACATCCCGCGCATCGTGAAGGAGTCCTTCCAGATCGCCAACAGTGGCCGGCCCGGCCCCGTCCTCATCGACGTCCCGAAAGATGTCCAGGGCGACCGCACCCAGCCGGTTTTCCCGTCCTCCGTCAACCTCCGGGGCATGACCGCCCCGCCCAAGGCCGACGACCTGGCCCTGCACGAAATCCTCGGCCTGATCGAAAAAGCCGAACGCCCGGTCCTCTACGTCGGCGGCGGCATCATCTCCTCCGGCGCGGCCCGTGAATTGCGGAAGTTCGCCGAAGCCACCAACATCCCGGTCACCACCACCCTCATGGGCATCGGGGCCTTCCCGGAAACCCACCCCCTCTCGATGAAGTGGCTGGGCATGCACGGCACGGTCTACGCCAACTACGCCGTCGACCGCTGCGACCTCCTCCTCGCCCTTGGCGTCCGCTTCGACGACCGCGTCACCGGCAAGGTGAGCGAGTTCGCCAAGCACGCGACCATCGTCCATGTCGAGGTCGACAACTCCGAGATCAACAAAAACAAAGCCGTCCACCTGCCGATCCAGAGCGACGTGCTCTACGCCCTCACCCGCCTGAACAAGATGATCGCCGCCGAAGGCCGCAAGCGGAAAAGCTTCCCGGCCTGGCAGAAGCAAATCAACCAGTGGAAGCGCGAGTTCCCCCTGCACTACCATCTGGAAGAAGGACGCATCATGCCCCAACAGGTCATTGAGGAACTGTTCCAACTGACCAAGGGCGAGGCCATCCTCACCACCGGCGTCGGCCAGCACCAGATGTGGGCCGGACAATTCTACGACTTCAACCATCCGCGCAGCTTCCTCACGTCGGCCGGCCTGGGTTCGATGGGATACGGCTACCCGGCCGCCCTCGGTGCCAAGGTGGCCTGTCCGGACCGCGAAGTCATCGACATCGACGGCGACGGCAGCTTCGTCATGAACATCCAGGAATTGGCCACCGCGGTGGCGGAAAACATCCCGGCCAAGGCCATCGTCATCAACAACCAATACCTCGGCATGGTGGCGCAATGGGAAGACCGCTTCTTCGACAGCAATCGCGGCCACACCTTCCTCGGGCTGGAACACGACAAAGAACGGATCTACCCCGACTTCGTCAAGATCAGCGAGGGCTTTGGCGTTCCCGCCGAACGTGTGATCGATCCCAAGGACCTCCGCGGGGCACTGAAGCGCATGCTCGACAGCAAGGAACCGTATGTCCTCGACGTCATGGTGCCCTACACCGACCACGTGCTGCCGATGATTCCGGCGGGCAAGACCGTCCAGGACATCATCACCGAGCCCATGGTCCCCGGCACTCGCATCCACGGCGACATCCCCGGTTAG
- the sufB gene encoding Fe-S cluster assembly protein SufB has protein sequence MSEKPDLNLEIDNGNFSYPEDYAFDAGYGLNEETIRYICDVKKDPEWIREFRLNALQVFRSKPNPTHWATKDLENIHYDAIRYYLSKGQTPKRSWDEVPDDVKRTFERLGIPEKERKFLAGVEAQFDSEAAYSNVKAALSDQGVIFMGSTEALHQHPEIFRPWFGKVIPTADNKYSALNSAVFSGGSFIYVPKGVKVRHPLQAYFRINAENFGQFERTLIIADEGAELTYMEGCTAPKFETATLHSAVVELVALKGAKIQYITVQNWSANVYNLVTKRGLAMEEAEIKWIDCNIGSRLTMKYPGVILKGRKARGEVLSIALANNGQHQDTGAKMIHAADETTSTITSKSISIGSGRASYRGLVHIPKHLKGCKNNTECDALLINSHSRTDTYPAITVRGQGNSVQHEASVSKVSAEQIFYMQQRGLTEAQAMSMSVNGFVNDLVSQFPMEYSVELKRLIDLEMEGSVG, from the coding sequence ATGAGCGAAAAACCCGACCTGAATCTGGAAATCGACAACGGGAATTTTTCCTACCCCGAGGATTACGCCTTCGATGCCGGCTACGGCCTCAACGAGGAAACCATCCGTTACATCTGCGATGTCAAAAAAGATCCGGAATGGATCCGGGAGTTCCGGCTCAACGCCCTCCAGGTCTTCCGCTCCAAGCCCAACCCGACCCACTGGGCCACCAAGGACTTGGAAAACATCCATTACGACGCCATCCGCTACTACCTGTCCAAGGGCCAGACCCCCAAGCGCAGTTGGGACGAGGTGCCCGATGACGTCAAACGCACCTTTGAGCGCCTCGGCATCCCTGAGAAAGAACGCAAGTTCCTCGCCGGCGTCGAGGCCCAGTTCGACAGCGAGGCCGCCTACTCGAACGTCAAGGCCGCCCTCTCCGACCAGGGGGTTATTTTCATGGGCAGCACCGAGGCCCTGCACCAGCACCCGGAAATCTTCCGTCCGTGGTTCGGCAAGGTCATCCCCACCGCCGACAACAAGTACTCCGCCCTCAACAGTGCCGTCTTCAGCGGCGGCAGTTTCATCTACGTACCCAAGGGAGTGAAGGTCAGGCACCCGCTCCAGGCTTATTTCCGTATCAACGCGGAGAACTTCGGCCAGTTCGAACGAACCCTGATCATTGCCGACGAGGGCGCCGAATTGACCTACATGGAAGGTTGCACGGCCCCCAAATTCGAGACCGCCACCCTCCACAGCGCCGTGGTCGAACTGGTCGCCCTCAAGGGGGCCAAGATCCAGTACATCACCGTCCAGAACTGGAGCGCCAACGTCTACAACCTCGTCACCAAGCGCGGTCTGGCCATGGAAGAAGCCGAAATCAAGTGGATCGATTGCAACATCGGTTCCCGCCTCACCATGAAATATCCCGGCGTCATCCTCAAGGGCCGCAAGGCCCGCGGCGAGGTTCTTTCCATCGCGCTGGCCAACAACGGCCAGCACCAGGACACCGGCGCCAAGATGATCCACGCCGCCGACGAGACCACCTCGACCATCACCTCCAAGAGCATCAGCATCGGCAGCGGTCGCGCTTCCTACCGGGGCTTGGTCCACATCCCAAAACACCTCAAGGGCTGCAAAAACAACACCGAGTGTGACGCCCTCCTGATCAACTCCCATTCCCGCACCGATACCTACCCGGCCATCACGGTCCGGGGGCAGGGGAATTCGGTCCAACACGAGGCCAGCGTGAGCAAAGTCAGCGCCGAACAGATCTTCTACATGCAACAGCGCGGCCTCACCGAAGCCCAGGCCATGAGCATGAGCGTCAATGGCTTCGTCAACGACCTCGTCTCCCAGTTCCCCATGGAATACAGCGTGGAACTCAAGCGCTTGATCGATCTTGAAATGGAGGGGTCGGTTGGGTAA
- a CDS encoding ferredoxin, translated as MADLENKYTDNVSGKFYVDNQCIDCDLCRETAPANFTRNDDGGHSYVYKQPGSPEEEALCKEAMEGCPVEAIGNDGV; from the coding sequence ATGGCAGACCTCGAAAACAAATACACCGACAACGTGTCCGGCAAATTCTACGTCGACAACCAGTGCATCGACTGCGACCTGTGCCGCGAAACCGCCCCGGCCAACTTCACCCGCAACGACGACGGAGGACACTCCTACGTCTACAAACAGCCCGGTAGCCCAGAAGAGGAAGCCCTCTGCAAGGAAGCCATGGAAGGCTGCCCGGTCGAAGCCATCGGCAACGACGGCGTTTGA